GGGTTTTCCCTTCCCCGGTCGCCATCTCGGCAATCCGACCCTGATGCAGCACGATTCCACCAAGCAGCTGCACGTCAAAATGGCGTTTGCCAAGCACCCGTTTCGCCGCTTCGCGGACCACCGCAAACGCTTCCGGCAACAAGTCGTCAAGCGACTCCCCATTTTCCAGGCGCTGCTTGAACTCGGCCGTCTTGGCTGCCAGCTGCTCGTCCGACAGCGCCTCGACTGACGGCTCTAGGCCGTTGATTACATCAACCACTTTATATAATCTTTTGATTTCCCGTTCGTTCGAATCGCCAACAAGTTTCTTCAGGAGGCCCAACATGCTGTTGTACCACTCCTCTCCAATTTTTGCAAGTTCAAGGATGTGAATCCCGCAATAAGTCGATTGTAAACCACCTTCGTGTCCACCGTCTAGTATACCATCGTTTTGTCAAGTTTCAAAAAGAAAAAAAGGTGACGATTCGTCACCTTAATACCTGGGTGCCCTAACTTACAAAAGCTGCCGACTGTTCCCCGTTTTCGCTTCCTGATCCCCTCGTATCAGCCCGAGCGCAATGGAGGTTACGATCACCCACGTCCAGACGGCGGACTCAAGGTGAAACAGCCAAACAAGCACAACCGCGATCACCGTTTCCAGCAACCATGGGTGGATAAAATACGACTTGCGCAGATTCCAGTACACGATGTGCGTCACCTTGAGCAGGATCAGAAACACCACAACCTGGGCCACTCCGGTCAGAAACGCCATGTCGGTCACCTCCTGCTACATCGTATGCGCCACGCCCTGGGCTGGTGCCTGCTCACCGACAAAAAAGAGGCCGGCCTCTCGGCCAGCCCCCTACAGACCATGGTGATTCGGGTATTCGGCGCTTCCGTACAGTTCCGGTTCGCCAGGGGAATATCAAAACTCCGGCTCGATCAGCCCGTAATTGCCGTCGTGCCGGCGGTAGACGACGTTCACTTCTTCCGTTTCCGCGTTCGAGAACACGAAGAAATCGTGTCCCAACAGATCCATTTGCAGCACCGCTTCTTCCGCCGTCATCGGCTTGAAGGCGAATTTTTTTACCTTGACGATACGGCCATCCGGCGCCTCGGCCGCTTCTTCCGTATCTTCCATCGCCAATGCGGTGGCCGCTCCGTTTTCCCGAAACAGGGTGCGAATGCCTTGCTCCCGGAAGCGGCGGTTCAACTTGGTCTTATGTTTTCGAATCTGGCGTTCCAGTTTCTCCACCACCAGATCGATCGAAGCATACATGTCGGGTGAACGTTCTTCCGCGCGGATCAGGATCCCGTTAAACGGCATGGTCACTTCCACAATGTGCGAATCATTCTCCACCGACAATGTGACTTGAACGGGTTGAACAGGAGGCGTGTCAAAGTACTTTTCCAAGCGTCCAATCTTCTTCTCGACATAGTCACGCAATGCATCCGTAATGTCCAGATGCTGCCCACGCAATTGGATTTTCATGGGTACTGCTCCTCCTTCCCTGTCTGTATTAATACCTATTCGCCTCATGCCGCAAAAAACCTTCCCGGTTGCGGAAAATTAACAATTGCTTTATGGTTTGTTCATACTTTTCACATACAGCCGCAGCAAGGAGGTCCTCCTCTAACTAGTGTGACCTAACCAAAACAAAAAAAGACCTTGGAAAAACAAATTCCAAGGTTCAAATTGGCAGATCAGGTATTTACAACACTTTGCCCAGGAACGCGCGGGTCCGTTCATTTTGCGCGTTGGTAAAAATTTTCTGAGGGGTTCCTTCTTCCATAATGATCCCCTGGTCCATAAAAAACACCCGGTCGCTGACTTCGCGGGCAAATCCCATTTCGTGCGTGACAACGACCATCGTCATCCCTTCCTGCGCCAGCGATTTCATCACATCCAGCACTTCCCCGACCATTTCCGGGTCGAGCGCCGAGGTCGGTTCGTCAAACAGCATGATTTTCGGCTGCATCGCCAGCGCCCGCGCGATCGCCACCCGCTGCTGCTGCCCGCCGGACAGCGAGTCCGGATACGCATCCGCCTTTTCCGACAAGCCCACTTTCGCCAGCAGATTGCGCGCCCT
The sequence above is drawn from the Effusibacillus pohliae DSM 22757 genome and encodes:
- the hpf gene encoding ribosome hibernation-promoting factor, HPF/YfiA family, coding for MKIQLRGQHLDITDALRDYVEKKIGRLEKYFDTPPVQPVQVTLSVENDSHIVEVTMPFNGILIRAEERSPDMYASIDLVVEKLERQIRKHKTKLNRRFREQGIRTLFRENGAATALAMEDTEEAAEAPDGRIVKVKKFAFKPMTAEEAVLQMDLLGHDFFVFSNAETEEVNVVYRRHDGNYGLIEPEF
- a CDS encoding amino acid ABC transporter ATP-binding protein, giving the protein MIRVKDLHKYFGRNEVLKGVTCEIKEREVVCVIGPSGSGKSTFLRCLNGLEEITSGEVIVDGFNIADRRTNINKVREEVGMVFQRFNLFPHMTVLQNIMLAPMKVRKVSAAEAEKRARNLLAKVGLSEKADAYPDSLSGGQQQRVAIARALAMQPKIMLFDEPTSALDPEMVGEVLDVMKSLAQEGMTMVVVTHEMGFAREVSDRVFFMDQGIIMEEGTPQKIFTNAQNERTRAFLGKVL